Proteins from a single region of Desulfobacter postgatei 2ac9:
- a CDS encoding PEP-CTERM sorting domain-containing protein (PEP-CTERM proteins occur, often in large numbers, in the proteomes of bacteria that also encode an exosortase, a predicted intramembrane cysteine proteinase. The presence of a PEP-CTERM domain at a protein's C-terminus predicts cleavage within the sorting domain, followed by covalent anchoring to some some component of the (usually Gram-negative) cell surface. Many PEP-CTERM proteins exhibit an unusual sequence composition that includes large numbers of potential glycosylation sites. Expression of one such protein has been shown restore the ability of a bacterium to form floc, a type of biofilm.), with product MKNWRFSGFLMFLFFVIFYTEGYATTLSVELQSAVAGIPTPGIVIIDFIDGDGFSGSTATISNFSVSPFQFEGSVTETIPGEYFFTDTELLSSLYFDLDDVYSGFSFQVNANFIDPSGLGFPDSLVLSITDSNFFPLFSTADPRGTDSLFILSLLGQEIYEPDGFNLSVTEESNPVPEPNTLLLISIGIFIFIPKKKKFLKWGIFSLTLFAYLPAHAALMNVTSQVVVDRSPLVYNRATKTFDGLVSINNVGSNNLESPMFLVVSGLPDSVSVYNATSLSPDGKPMLDLQLDSSGLPSGQSIQNFRIKFHNPNNLKFTAILLVLANDGTLPPDPGDMGKVTLEGVDSNTNGIRDDLEIYIDVNFGTSQKKREALNQLAQSLQQGIIATTEQESMNAANSFSRSMECLEYIDSENQEWKSVQSKAVDTPERLDAWLSHETRISGKVFPIRPLSEWKTSCSFDIDALDN from the coding sequence ATGAAAAATTGGAGATTTTCTGGATTTTTAATGTTTCTATTTTTTGTAATTTTTTATACTGAGGGCTATGCGACCACATTATCTGTCGAATTGCAGTCAGCAGTTGCTGGGATACCTACACCTGGTATTGTCATTATTGATTTTATCGACGGTGATGGTTTTTCAGGAAGCACTGCTACTATTAGTAATTTCTCTGTAAGCCCATTCCAATTTGAAGGTTCAGTAACTGAAACAATACCAGGTGAATACTTCTTCACCGATACGGAACTACTATCCTCTCTATATTTTGATCTTGATGATGTGTATTCTGGTTTTTCTTTTCAAGTAAATGCAAATTTTATAGATCCGAGTGGATTAGGGTTCCCAGATAGTTTGGTTCTTTCTATAACTGATTCAAACTTTTTTCCACTCTTTTCAACAGCAGATCCAAGAGGTACGGATTCTTTGTTTATTTTAAGTCTTTTAGGGCAAGAGATTTATGAGCCAGATGGATTCAACCTTTCCGTAACAGAAGAATCGAACCCTGTTCCTGAACCAAATACATTACTATTGATATCAATAGGTATCTTTATCTTTATTCCAAAAAAAAAGAAATTCTTAAAATGGGGAATATTTTCATTAACATTGTTTGCCTACTTGCCAGCACATGCAGCGCTTATGAATGTTACCAGTCAAGTAGTCGTTGATCGCTCACCACTTGTTTATAATCGTGCCACAAAAACTTTTGATGGATTAGTGTCTATCAACAATGTTGGCAGTAACAATCTCGAGTCTCCAATGTTCCTTGTAGTTTCAGGACTTCCAGATAGTGTGTCAGTCTACAATGCTACAAGCCTTTCGCCAGATGGGAAACCTATGTTAGATTTGCAATTAGATTCAAGTGGATTGCCATCCGGACAGTCCATTCAAAATTTCAGGATAAAGTTCCACAACCCTAACAATCTTAAATTTACTGCAATTTTATTAGTTTTGGCAAATGATGGAACACTTCCTCCAGACCCAGGTGACATGGGTAAGGTTACGTTAGAAGGTGTGGATTCAAATACGAATGGAATACGTGATGATTTAGAAATATATATAGATGTCAATTTTGGCACCTCACAAAAAAAAAGAGAAGCCCTTAATCAATTAGCACAATCACTCCAACAAGGAATTATAGCAACAACAGAGCAAGAATCTATGAATGCAGCAAATTCTTTTAGTCGTTCAATGGAATGTTTAGAATATATAGATTCTGAAAATCAAGAATGGAAGAGTGTGCAAAGTA